The genomic stretch CGTTTCTCGCTAGGAACTGCACTATGGGGTTCATGTGCGTTTGCGCTGCAGAAGAGAAAGCACCAGCAGAGGGAGGGTAAGAAGTCCCGAGAACAATCGTGGCAACCGAGGTCGACACTTTGATCTGGTTCTGCAGGCCAGCGGAAGACAGAGCCTTTTGGACGTTCTGCATGGCCGGGAGGACGTACTGTGCCAAGCCGCCGGGGATGACCTCGTTGCCGACTGCTATGTAACGGAAGGAGACGCTGGGCCTGAACGCCACAACGTTCTTCTGCACCCAGTTGGTTGCTGCCGAAGGGTCGGACGCCAACGATTGAAGGTTCTCATTGGGAACACCTACCACCAGTTGGATGTTGGATCCTCGTAGGGCTTGAAGGACTTCTTGGTTGGGATCATAAATCCTCATGCTTCCGATCTTGTTGGCTTTGTAAAGGTTCACCACCTCGCCGGGCTGAGGTAGGTTGTTTCCGAGCCTCCCGTAGCAGACACCGATGGCACTTACACCTGATGCAGACAAATCAATTAGTCCATCGACATATAATTATTTATGCAAGGCTATATAAAGGGCGAATTATCCCTAAAGAGAATTCCATCCTGAAGTAAATATGGGAAGTGAGAGGCAACATACTTGCAGGCACTGCCGTGAGGACTGAAACCAGTAATGCAGTGGAATATACAGACCAAATAATTCTTGGAATAGCCATGGCAATAGCTCTCTGGAGTCTGTCGTCCAGTGTGGGATGATGGTATCACACCTCGCTTATATAGAGAGTTGGCAGGACCATCGACATTCTCCACTAGCTCGTGGAAACATGTCCATGGTCATTGTTTCAGGCGCCCCAACCCATCGATCCACCTTACACGGCGGTCTGTTCATCATCTTCCACACTTCTCTCATTTCGTGTAAAACCCGTCAACAATATGACACGGTCTCTGTTTCATTTCAGAGTTGTCTTTATCATCGGCAGTAAGGTAATGCCTTTTCTTAGAATGCATTAGGCTGTATGATAGCGGCATCTCATGTTCTTTGATCGTATCCTCCGCGGGTAGCCCGACAGATACGTAAACAGTCGATTGGTTCTTAAGATGGGCTGCACCAATTGTTTGCAACACCTAAGCTTTGATGATTGAAGAATCACGGAACTAATAAAATCTTATGCTGACATTTGATGATAACTAATGCTTAGAAAATCAAAATTTTGCACTTAGGATAAACATATTTtattaatctatattattgatatttttattataaaaatatgaaattaagTATCAACAAAATACTAATTTATGTGTCAACTAGCTTTGTTGATAAAAATTGGTTCAGGATTCAATCACTCATTAGAAACATAATTGCATATATATCATCGATTTTGCTATGTTCACCATAAAATAGACTGTGGACTATCTTGCATTAGCTGAAAAATCATTACTTGATATGTTAACCCATGCAATTAAATCTTAGATTAGAAGGTCAAAACTAGCTTTCGAATCCATCAAAGACAACTCATCTTAAGGAAATTTGGATCTACACTTCTTATTGGGTTCTAATCTTGGATATAAAAGCATGATATGCTTTTTATGATATtgattgggccaattttggagaaaGACTTATGtgtttttatcttattttttttattaagtatCTAAAATATCCTTAGCCACCTAtcacttttttttctctcctttcCCTCATTTTTTATATGGATCAATCAATAAGGTGACGTTCGTCATAAAATAGATCACGAAATATCAAAACTTTGATAACACATCTTAAGAAAATTTAGATATAAACTTTTCAATATTGGGTTCGAATATAAAAGTAAggtatgcattttatatattGATTGGGCCGATTTCAAAGAAAGACATATGCGCTTTTatccccttttttattttttaatattttttattaagtatTTAAAATACCCTTAACTAcctatcttgtttttttttttttttttcatgtggatCAATTAATAGGGTGAATTggtctaattataatatttttacattatGTCATAGTATTTCAATAATATTAGAAAAACAATGCAACATAATACAAAAACATTACTTTATAATGTTTTTGTATTGCATTATAGTGTTTTCTTAATATTACTGAAAAACTGTaacacaataaaaatattataaacttagCATTTTTACAAAATTTGTATAAAAATACTGTGTTCTAGGTGAGTTATTTAAGCCCCATGACTTCTTTCCTTGAATCCAAGTTCAAGGATATAAAGTATAGTaagttattttatttatatattaattaagtATTTTATTCATCgaaatcaaaaaataataagaatGGTGTTCTCTTTGGTGGCATAAGTTCTCTCATAGACAGAGGTTTTGCtatctttaattatttttatattagtaaaaatataatataaaaatatgatagCTGGACCTATTCATCTTATGGATCAATCAACAGAAAAATGAAGGGAAAAAGATGTTCTAATAAAAGGAAAGACACTTTCCAAGAAAAATCCAaagaaaaggttttttttttcaaaaaatcacCCATATTGTTTTTGGTGAccaaaaaattatatcaaatacttatatgtattatttaatctaataaaaTCAACAATATATTCTGATATAAACGATTGGATATAATAAAAGTCGAATTTAATCTTTGCAATCATTTCAAACAGTAATCGAAATATTATAACTTTGGTACTTACTTTCATAATTGATTTAAATTTCGAATATAATTTGTATATTAAATTTACAACTATTTTAGCTGCTATGTAGTGCCTTTTTAACAGGaattatatcaaaaaatatatattttgattaaatACAAATATTTATGTGATTCAAGTGCTTCGATAATTGAAAATTTTGTTTCAACAA from Musa acuminata AAA Group cultivar baxijiao chromosome BXJ1-3, Cavendish_Baxijiao_AAA, whole genome shotgun sequence encodes the following:
- the LOC135636769 gene encoding glucan endo-1,3-beta-glucosidase-like, with the protein product MAIPRIIWSVYSTALLVSVLTAVPASVSAIGVCYGRLGNNLPQPGEVVNLYKANKIGSMRIYDPNQEVLQALRGSNIQLVVGVPNENLQSLASDPSAATNWVQKNVVAFRPSVSFRYIAVGNEVIPGGLAQYVLPAMQNVQKALSSAGLQNQIKVSTSVATIVLGTSYPPSAGAFSSAAQTHMNPIVQFLARNGAPLLVNVYPYFSYKDNRNQISASYALFTSTEVVVKDGQFGYRNLFDAMVDAVYAAMEKVGGSNVAIVVSESGWPSAGDFAATIDNAKTYNQNLIRHVGRGTPRRSGAPIETYIFAMFNENQKNPELEKHFGLFNPNKQPVYPISFA